The genomic segment TTGTTGTTTTGCTTGTTGCAGCTCTGGCGGCTTTACCCAACCGTAATGAAACACAGATGCCGCAATTTGTTTCACCTTTAATTTCTCTCCGTTTTTCCGAAAACCTTGCGCATCTTTATAAGACGAAATCGAAAGATCATTTCGCACAACACGAATTTCTTTTTGATACCATCTTCTTGAATCGCCTACAAAATCATACGATCCATAAAAGTGAACATAATCAAAAAGCAAACCTTCCACACTTTTATCGTCTTTATATTTTTCCATTGCCGCTTTAATTTCAGGCAAATATTTTTCGTGAATCACTTCATCGCCTTGTATGTAAAAAGCCCAATCGCTGTCTTTTGAAATTGCGTGAAATGCTTTATTTGTCTCTTCCGCCAATACTTTTCCACCTTCACGCAAGGTGTCGTCCCAAACGGTTTCTAAAATTCTTATTTTAGGAGATGAAATGGATTTAATCAGCGCAAGCGTGTCGTCATCGGATTTTCCAACCGCCACAATCACTTCATCGCAAATCGACAAAATGGATAAAATCGCTTCTACAATGGGATAATCAAATTTAATGGCATTGCGCACAATCGTAAAACCGCTGACTTTCATCTGAAATTAAATGCC from the Bacteroidia bacterium genome contains:
- a CDS encoding glycosyltransferase family 2 protein, whose amino-acid sequence is MKVSGFTIVRNAIKFDYPIVEAILSILSICDEVIVAVGKSDDDTLALIKSISSPKIRILETVWDDTLREGGKVLAEETNKAFHAISKDSDWAFYIQGDEVIHEKYLPEIKAAMEKYKDDKSVEGLLFDYVHFYGSYDFVGDSRRWYQKEIRVVRNDLSISSYKDAQGFRKNGEKLKVKQIAASVFHYGWVKPPELQQAKQQSFHKMWHDDQWLEKNIFQAAAFDYSEIDSLKKFEGSHPTVMSKRISTKNWKFNFDPTKKKFSAKTKIIFLIEKIIGKRIGEYKNYKIL